The following DNA comes from Geobacter sp..
CAGGTTGAACTGGTTGCGCATCTCCCGGATGATGTCCAGGTAGGGGAGACCCGGCTTGACCATGATGATGTCGGCCCCCTCTTCCACGTCCATCTGCGCCTCGCGGATCGCCTCCAGCCGGTTGCCGGGGTCCATCTGGTAGGAGCGGCGGTCGCCGAACTGGGGGGTGGACTCGGCTGCCTCGCGGAACGGGCCGTAGTAGCCCGAGGCGTATTTCACCGCGTAGCTCATGAGCGGGATATGGGTGAAGCCGTTATTGTCCAGGATCTCGCGGATGGCCATGACCCGGCCGTCCATCATGTCCGACGGGGCGACCATGTCGGCGCCGGCCCTGGCATGGGAAAGGGCCTCCTGGGCCAGGAGTTCCAGGGTGGCGTCGTTGTCGACGTCGCCGTCCTTGATGATCCCGCAGTGGCCATGGTCGGTATATTCGCACATGCAGACGTCGGTGATGACCACCAGGCCAGGCACCTGCTTTTTCAGCGCACGGATCGTCTCCTGGATGATGCCGTGCTCGGCATAGGCATCGCTTCCCACTGCATCCTTGGTCTCGGGGATGCCGAACAGGATCACCGCCGGGACTCCCAGCTCATAGGCCTGTTGAGCCTCCTCCACGATATATTCGATGGACTGCTGGTAGATGCCGGGCATGGAAGAGATTTCCTTCCTGATCCCCGTGCCGAAGGCGGAGAACATGGGATAGATCAGGTCGTTTGCAGACAGGGTAGTTTCCCTGACCATCCGGCGGAAGACCTCTTTGCCCCTGATGCGGCGGGCACGGAACGTGGGGTAGAACATGGAACTCTCCTCTTACGTCATGAAGTCACATTGAAGTATCGTACAATTTCTTGGGTCATTGCCGCAAGGGTATATTCTGCGGGCTCGATAGAGACGTCCAGCCCCAGTTCCCGGCAGGTTCTGGCGGTTATCGGGCCGATGGCGGCGATGGTTACCCCTTCCAGGAGGTGGAGAAAGCGGTTTTCACCCAGCAGGCGTGCGAGATTGTCCACGGTGGAGGAGGAGGTGAAGGTGGCGCAGTGAATGCGGCGCTCTTCCAGGGCCTGGATCACCCCGGCCGGCACGGCATCCGGGAGGACATTGCAATATGTCACCGGCGCGACCACCTCGGCGCCCAGCACACCAAGGCCAGCGGGAATGACATCGCGCGCCCGGTCGGCCTTGGGGTAGAGGATCCGCTTTCCTGCCGGGTTCAGTTCGGCAAAGGCCGCCACCACCCCTTCTGCCTTGTAGCTGGCAGGGACCAGGTCCGCCCGTATGCCGTAAGGGGCAAGGGCTGCGGCCGTCCTGGGGCCGACGGCACAGACCCGGCAGGGGCCGAGCGCCCGGCTGTCGCGTCCCAGCTCGTGAAGTCGGGTAAAGAAGGCCTGTACCGCATTGTATGAGGTGAAGACGACCCAGGCAAAGGCATGCAGCTCGCCAATGGCCCTGTCCAGCTCAGTCGGGTCCTCGGGCGGAACGATCCGGATGGTGGGGCATTCCCAGACCGAGGCACCCAGATCCTCCAGCATGGTGCTGAATTCGCCGGCCTGATCGGCGGAGCGGGTGACCAGCATCCCCTTGCCGAACAGCGGCCGGTTGTCGAACCAGCGGAGTTTCTCCCTGAGCCTGACCACCTCGCCGACCACGGTGATCGCCGGGGCCTTGAAGCCGGCCTTGCGGGCACTTTCGGCAATGTCGGCCAGGGTGCCGGTCAGAACCTGCTGCTCCGGCCGGGTCCCCCAGCGGACCAGCGCCACCGGCGTTTCCGGTCCCCTGCCGTGCGCCATGAGGTTCGCGGTTATCTGCGGCAGGTTTTTCACCCCCATGTAGAAGACCACAGTGCCGCTCCCCAGCGACAACCGGTCCCAGTCGATCTCGCTGGTATCCTTGTCCGGGTGCTCGTGGCCGGTGACAAAGGCGACGGAGGTGGTGAC
Coding sequences within:
- the hemB gene encoding porphobilinogen synthase encodes the protein MFYPTFRARRIRGKEVFRRMVRETTLSANDLIYPMFSAFGTGIRKEISSMPGIYQQSIEYIVEEAQQAYELGVPAVILFGIPETKDAVGSDAYAEHGIIQETIRALKKQVPGLVVITDVCMCEYTDHGHCGIIKDGDVDNDATLELLAQEALSHARAGADMVAPSDMMDGRVMAIREILDNNGFTHIPLMSYAVKYASGYYGPFREAAESTPQFGDRRSYQMDPGNRLEAIREAQMDVEEGADIIMVKPGLPYLDIIREMRNQFNLPVAAYNVSGEYSMIKAAGKMGWIDEERVIMETMLSFKRAGADLILTYHATEVAKLLKSGNF
- the cobA gene encoding uroporphyrinogen-III C-methyltransferase yields the protein MTEITRKNGYVYLIGAGPGDPGLITVRGRQCLELADVVLYDYLANDRLLAHARPDAELIYAGKVGGAHNREQAQINELLVSLALGGKVVARLKGGDPFVFGRGGEECEALVVAGIPFEIVPGVTAGIGAAAYAGIPLTHRHVTTSVAFVTGHEHPDKDTSEIDWDRLSLGSGTVVFYMGVKNLPQITANLMAHGRGPETPVALVRWGTRPEQQVLTGTLADIAESARKAGFKAPAITVVGEVVRLREKLRWFDNRPLFGKGMLVTRSADQAGEFSTMLEDLGASVWECPTIRIVPPEDPTELDRAIGELHAFAWVVFTSYNAVQAFFTRLHELGRDSRALGPCRVCAVGPRTAAALAPYGIRADLVPASYKAEGVVAAFAELNPAGKRILYPKADRARDVIPAGLGVLGAEVVAPVTYCNVLPDAVPAGVIQALEERRIHCATFTSSSTVDNLARLLGENRFLHLLEGVTIAAIGPITARTCRELGLDVSIEPAEYTLAAMTQEIVRYFNVTS